The Limanda limanda chromosome 13, fLimLim1.1, whole genome shotgun sequence genome has a window encoding:
- the gk5 gene encoding putative glycerol kinase 5, with protein sequence MGTQRNGFKKEHFILSVDVGTTSIRGHVYDKEAKIRGSCTTQVVPLFPEVGHVEMDPEALWKGFITVVKGAVQDAGVQMRQIEALGISSQRSTFTTWDRKTGVPYHNFISWQDQRAADLVKSWNRSCTMNAIHGVMKVLYFLSRQKRLLAASLIVFSPQHVTFRLVWVLTHYKQVRQAVAEGNCCFGTIDTWLLFKLTKGRVHATDYSNASSTGIFDSYQMCWSGFLCSLLSLPLSIFPKVENTGHDFGSTDESIFGVSIPIMSMMADQQAAMFGECCFDVGDVKITMGTGTFMDINTGSKPHTSVAGLYPLVGWKIGSEVVYLAEGNSADTGTAIKWAQNLELFSDVLETSDMAYSVSDSDGVCFVPSFSGLQAPLNDPKACASLMGLKPTTTKSHLVRAILESVAFRNKQLYETMLKETRIPITKIRVDGGVSANDFVMQLTADLFGRKVARQQHHEMSCLGAAFVAGLGAGYWRSQRELKKLHSTDRAFLPQVVPKGGADSRNREYIPVVQSWERALRRSMNWYSKP encoded by the exons ATGGGGACTCAGAGGAACGGTTTCAAGAAAGAACACTTCATTTTGTCAGTGGACGTCGGCACAACATCCATCAGGGGTCACGTCTATGACAAGGAGGCAAAGATCCGAGGATCATGTACCACCCAG GTTGTTCCCTTGTTTCCAGAGGTTGGACATGTGGAGATGGACCCAGAGGCTTTATGGAAGGGGTTCATCACTGTGGTCAAGGGAGCTGTGCAAG ATGCAGGAGTGCAAATGCGCCAGATAGAAGCCCTTGGCATTTCATCTCAACGCAGCACCTTCACAACATGGGACAG AAAAACTGGAGTTCCCTATCATAACTTCATCAGCTGGCAGGACCAGAGGGCAGCGGACCTGGTGAAGTCCTGGAATAGATCCTGCACCATGAAC GCAATCCATGGTGTGATGAAGGTGCTGTATTTCCTTAGCAGGCAGAAGCGGTTGCTTGCAGCAAGTCTTATTGTCTTCTCCCCTCAACATGTGACCTTTCGTCTAGTCTGGGTCCTGACGCATTACAAGCAG GTTCGTCAAGCGGTAGCTGAAGGAAACTGCTGCTTTGGAACAATAGACACTTGGCTGCTATTCAAACTCACTAAAG GACGAGTTCATGCCACAGATTATTCAAACGCCAGTTCAACAGGCATTTTCGACTCCTATCAG ATGTGTTGGAGTGGTTTTCTCTGCTCTCTTttatctctgcctctctctatTTTCCCCAAAGTAGAAAACACAGG CCACGACTTTGGTTCCACAGACGAGTCAATCTTCGGAGTTTCCATTCCAATCATGTCAATG ATGGCGGACCAGCAGGCAGCCATGTTTGGAGAATGTTGCTTCGATGTTGGTGATGTGAAGATCACCATGGGAACAGGCACCTTCATGGACATCAACACTGGAAGCAAACCACATACATCTGTAGCAG GTCTGTATCCTCTGGTGGGATGGAAGATCGGCTCAGAGGTGGTTTACCTGGCAGAGGGCAATTCTGCAGACACGGGCACTGCCATCAAATGGGCACAGAATCTGG AGCTCTTCTCTGACGTCTTGGAGACCAGTGACATGGCTTACAGTGTCAGTGACTCTGATGGCGTGTGCTTCGTACCTTCCTTCAGTGGCCTGCAG GCTCCTCTGAATGACCCTAAAGCCTGTGCCTCACTCATGGGCCTCAAACCTACAACCACAAAAAGCCATCTGGTCCGTGCCATACTGGAGTCTGTCGCCTTCAG AAACAAGCAGCTTTATGAGACGATGCTGAAAGAAACTCGGATTCCTATCACAAAGATCAG GGTGGATGGTGGTGTTTCCGCCAACGACTTCGTCATGCAGCTGACTGCAGACCTGTTCGGCAGGAAGGTAGCGAGACAGCAACACCATGAGATGTCGTGTTTGGGTGCTGCTTTTGTCGCTGGACTAGGAGCCG GTTACTGGAGGAGCCAGAGAGAGCTGAAGAAGCTGCATAGCACTGACAGGGCGTTCTTGCCTCAAGTGGTACCCAAGGGGGGGGCTGACAGCCGGAATCGGGAGTACATCCCCGTCGTCCAGAGCTGGGAGAGAGCTCTCCGACGTTCCATGAATTGGTACAGCAAACCTTGA